Genomic DNA from Dysidea avara chromosome 10, odDysAvar1.4, whole genome shotgun sequence:
taaaattaatggtatAATAGTGAGACAACTGTTCAGGTCAGCACAAAAAGTGATGTGTATAAAAAATGGCCCGGCTAGGATCATCACTCTCTAATCCCTGTAAGTTCAGTAAACTTTAGTACAGTTTGGATCAAATACATACTACAACATGACATAATGTAATAACATATACAAACTATCTACAACTATTTGCATTGTCCAGTCAATCTATAAAGTCTTTGTTTAGTCATTTCACTCAGCAAGGTTGAACTTGACTGCAAGGTACTTCAGAACAGCTGGTGTACCATGGCCAGAACCCATGGACCAATCAAACTTGGCTGTTGTGATGTTGGAAATACGTAGCCCAGACTTATAATCATGAAACTGTTTACCATCAAGTAAAATTTGAATGTAATCATCTTTAGCAATGAATGTAACAGTGACATCTTCCCTTCCTTTAAAATCATATCCATCAACTCTTTGTGGTTTCTCCCCTCGTTGATATGGCCATTTTCCATCTATTTGTGATGAAATTACCACTTCTCTTTCATCAAAGCGAGGATTGAAGTGAAGAATGATATCTCCCTTATCATTGTACAAGTCTATTTTCACCCTTCCTTCCTTGGGGTTGGTGTAGGCTGCCTCTATACCTCTGCCAGTTTGGAAGTTGGTAAAGCTAATACTGTTTTCCATTTGTAACTCGTATATCTGTCAGTAGTGATGCTATCCACAGAGTAGTTCATATACTCTATATAAAAACAGTCTCCTTTTATACACAACAAactgtgtagagagtttcaTGAGGTGACTGATTCTTGGGAGTGTGTATTTTTTGCAGCAGCTGTCAGATGAGATTTCCATTGCATAGTATTGAGACTATTCAAGTGTATCAAATTTCCTAgaaaatgtacatgtagtacaTAACAAATAATGGAATCCAGCTTGAACTTGggataccacatcaaaagaaagaatgtcaTTATATCTATGTGTGTGCTTCATCAACTACTGAAAAGAGAAGTCACCATTACACTGTTCAACCTGCCACAcaccattacaaatgaagaacagtacaagaagcaccttCGTCTTTTGGGCTTAattaatactgccaaggtgctgtGAAGATATTGCGAGGCCAGTTTCTGGTCAATgtattttgtgagaaagtgcaactCCCCCTGATCCTTATAATATGCAGctgtatgacaatacttcaaCTACAACATAACTACTACAACACGATAAACACTTAAGAACATATAAAGGTGTAGGCATATTGAAATCTATGCAGCTGGGGTAGTGATTTTTGTGTTAGAGATGTTTtattatataataaatatatatatgatACTTCTTTGGGTGATGTTGGACTCGCCAAATTTGATTGGCAAGTGATAGCTAAGGCTCCTCCACCATGATTGGATGCGACTTAGTTCTTATACAATGGAGACACATTGACAAATTTTTGTTTATCTGCTATTATACGCTACATGTGTGTTGCTAAATATTCTGGAATTTTGTATAAATGCAACAATGCAGTCATAAACTATAGTCCAGAGACAGTTATAATACTTTTCAAATCTCAGTGAAAATGTCAGACAACCTAAACcattacctgacattgatatgCTACTGTTTTACACAATTTGTCATAATAGGAAAATCCTTACAATATGTTGATAGAATAGAGTGACTCAACCTATAATAATGTAATCATTGTTGTCTAATTGCGTTTGCTATTATTgacaatgcttcactataaaaacTCTACAACTTCCTTCTATTTtaatctgacattttgtcaggcaggttccattatggtcagccatgcatgatatttgcctgacaaatggcctatgtcaggcagtaataattgactctgaaCTATACTGGTGTAGACCGTGTATAGTGTTCTATATTTCAAGTGTTTTCAGTGTGAAATACGAGCAGTGTCAGCAATAAAGATGTAGAGGGGCAGTCAGCAATGTTATGTTTTATCATACAGCATGATGGTAATGATGCACTGACCAGCAGTCAAAATGTGAACACTTTCTTCAGTAGCAATCAAATCAATAGTGACTTTCTATTGTGGTGCAAAGTTGTAGGTATACTAGTATGTGTAAATATTTAGTTAAGCCTTTAGTACAGTCAGCAACAAAGTTAAAAATATGATTATATAGTTGTCATCTTTGTCTAGTATGGTATTGTCCTAGCCTACAGTCCATCATTGGGAGCCTAGCCAACTTGGTGACCAAACACTCACAATGAACTTATTGACTACTAATGCAGTATACAGTCAGACCAACTATTTTTTGATCTGAATTCAATTCTAATTAAATCTTGCACTTAATCTCAGTTATCTGGAAATGTACTTTAGTTATACCTAGAAACACACATATGTAGACCACACCGACCACATCAGTGTAAATGACGTTGAATTCATGTTACTA
This window encodes:
- the LOC136268791 gene encoding galectin-7-like, giving the protein MENSISFTNFQTGRGIEAAYTNPKEGRVKIDLYNDKGDIILHFNPRFDEREVVISSQIDGKWPYQRGEKPQRVDGYDFKGREDVTVTFIAKDDYIQILLDGKQFHDYKSGLRISNITTAKFDWSMGSGHGTPAVLKYLAVKFNLAE